Below is a window of Eschrichtius robustus isolate mEscRob2 chromosome 13, mEscRob2.pri, whole genome shotgun sequence DNA.
attttcactgccctaaaaatcctctgtgctctgcctattcatccctccctctctcctaacCCCTGGCATCCcctaatctttttactgtctccatagttttgccttttcttcaatgtcatatacttggaattatacagtgtatagccttttcagattggctctttcacttagtaataggcATTTATGTttcttctgtgtcttttcatggctcattaactcatttctttttagtgctgaataatattccattgtctggatgtcgtttatttatccattcatctattggagGACATCgtggttgctttcaagttttggcagttatgaataaagctgctgcaaatatccatgtgcaggttttgtgtggacataagtttttaactcctttgggtaaataccaaggagagcAGTTGCTGGACTGGATGGTAAGAGTCTGTCTAGTTttgaagaaaccaccaaactggctTGCAGAGTGACTGTGTCACCTTgcattccaccagcaatgaatgagttcCTGCTGCTCCACAGTCTTACCATCatctggtgttgtcagtgttccggatttgggccattctaataggtgtgtagtggatCCCAttgtattaatttgcatttccctgatgacatatgctgtcgagcatcttttcatacgttTGTTAGTCATTATCACATAAAAGTAGTCTGTTCCATTGGGAAGAAAGTGGCCTTACCCCATCTTACTGATGTGGAACTTAGGGAAGGATGGCTGAAATCGGTATTTGGGGGAGAGAAGGCCTTCCTGTCAGGAGAGCCAGCTGCCGAGTCCTGGCTAGAGGCAGTGTTTGGGGGAGGTTAGGAGCACAGACTGCAGTAGCAGGGCTGGGCACATGTACAGACACTCTGCTGTTTGCTGGCCGGGGGACCTGGGTCATAAGTTATCTAACTACCTCAAGTCTCTTGCCTCATCAGAAAACGAGGGATTGTTACGAgaagtaaatgaattaatatgcaTAAAGTACTAGAACAgtggcctggcacatagaaaaggCTATAAACTGAAGTGTTTAGAGAAATGTTTTCCTAACTCTGGCTTACGGCAAGCAGTTCTCCTGGTCTCTGTGGCCCTGTAGCAGAGCCTGCCCTCAGTCTGAAAGGGGTGAGGTAGCTACATCCAGTCTGGTTTCCCCAGCATCCCAAGTTGGGTTCTCCCCGCACCGAGAAGGTAGGAGTGGCCTTGATGATTTACATACGTCAGGTCATCCTCCTCCAGGATCCTGCGTCTTCCAGGGCCGTTGAGATGTTGCCAATTAAAAGACACACAGCTGCACTTAGTCCTAAGAGCTTGCTCTGCAGATGAGAAACCGAGGCTCAAGGAGGTTATGACTGCTCCAAAGTCACttcagcagagctgggattaggaCGTGGTCTGTGCTACCTCCAGACCGTGAAGAGGACAAGGCCAGTTTTCTCTGTGGAGCCGTGATCCACAGTGTGGATGACCTCTTGTTTCTTGGGTCAGCTGGACCATCGAGACTCCTGGGTTCCACATGCCCTTTGGGGCCTACGAGGTGCAGGCTGTGCCGGCTTCCGAGTCACGCCAGGGCAACTTGCCTCTTCTGCGAGTACCTCTGCTGCCCGCTCCTCTTAACCCAGTTTCTTTCTAAATTGTGCGGAGATTAGACATCCATTGGCTTCTTCCGTGAGTTTCCCTCGTGGCTGACCTATCGTATCCTGTGGTCACTGGCTTCTCACAATCCTGATGAAGTTCTTTGTTACTTGCTGCCACTTCTCTTGGCCTTAATAATTTTCCCTTCTTTATTGCCTTTTCCCCCCTTGTGACCCTTGTGTGTTTCTGCCATTTTTCCTGTACCTGGGGGTCCCTCACTAGGCAGTGAGCTGGTACGAAGTAGAACATGGTATGAACCGAATCAACGATATGTCATGTGATCTGTGCAGTCTTGcctctcagctttcttttgatgagCCTGGAGCCAAAGAGGACATTATTAACACAGCATTACAGTCAATACCATATGCTTTCAGCAAGGGGAGAGAGTACACCAGAAATGGACCAAAAACTGTGGGAGACTGTAATTCCAGAAATGATCTAAGGGCATcccttccttaaaacactaaggcAGGAAATGATAAGGTTTCAGAAATAGGTAAAGTGTGATCTGCACAAGTGCCTGGCATAAGTAGTGTTTAAACATAAAGATGCTCTTTTCTTCAGCTTAAGGTAgctttgttgcttatgcttttcttTTCACTGAAATGAAGACATTTATTCAAGATTAACATAATATTGAAATAGTGCAATTTAGGAAATTAGGTTAATTGTTTAAAGCATGCTTGAACATGCCAACATACTACAgtaattttcaattttaatagTAGAATATTCCTTGCTCTctattttttgccttttgaaCATATGCTAAAAATTTTCTACCAACTCTCGTTTTAAATGGAGAATGAAAATCATTGTCACTTGAAATTAATTCgtgttatttaaaaaagaaatccctcATATTTGAACTCACTCTTCTTTATGGCAGGGTCTCTTTAAAATTAGTTCTTTTGAgaccattaggaaaaaaaaagggagaaagtttAAAACGTCCATGCCGAGAACCTTATAGTCAGAACTGTCAGGTCTTTAAAAGCAGTCTTGGGACTTTTCTTGTTGTTTGGTAACAGTATTGAATAGATGGTTAATTGATAGCAATAAAGCTGGATAATCAAATCTGATAAGCTAAGAAGAGGTTAACTAGAGCAATCTGTAGTATTTAGAAAAATTTCCAGGGTGATTGGGGAGTGGTGGCTGAAATCAACATTTGAGATTTCATTTGTgttaatgcaaaaataaaaagccacaAGTTTGTTTGCTAATTAacaattgttttctttcatttaaaaaataaccccCCTCCCGCCTACCCCCCACTCTGATCCAGTCCTTCCTTgtagggagaaaaggaagagagaaattcGTCAGCCAGCTGCCTGCATTGCCACCTCAGGAAATAGCATGTCAAATTCCTGCTTTCTCTAGACCCTCCTCCTGGCCTTCCCTTCATCCTCGCTTATTGAGGGTGCCAGATTTGGTGCTAGGTGCTGGGACtataaagaagaaatgagacataattCCATGGTGCAGTAGGGGAGTGGGTCTAACAACACAGAACAGCGTGGAAACATCCGAAGAATCCTTTCAGTACGTTTAGAGAAATTTGTATCTGCTGAAGGGCTGTTCACAACCTTATCggggttttgttgtgttttttaatctttgtagTTTACTTCATTTAAGTTAGAAGCCAGTTAACTTCTTTGAGTTTTTCCCAATCTCAGAAGGCAGCTCTTTCAGAGGGGTATAGCGATTCCGCCTAAATTCTTCTGCAAACTCACTGTGCCTTTGCAGAACCTTGTACTTTCTGAGCAGCAGTAAAGACAGCTTTATGATGTCTCCTTTGCAGAAGGAGCCTGTGTCTGCTTCCTTTTCTATTCTTCAGGTCTTTTCCCTTCCTAACATTTCTATCAGTTTGAAGTTTTCTCTTAAAACTTTGGCCCAGCCATGTGTTCTGTCCTAATCACTGGGCCACACCAAGGATCATACTGTTCCTTTCTTTAATATGTCCCAGTATCACATTTGTCTGATAAGTGTTCTATAGGGAAACACAGCTTCTGTTATTGTGGTTATGTTTGTCATTTAATCTATATGCATTTAACagtgtttttgggtttttgcCAACTCCAATTGGAGTAAAAGATCTTCAGTAAAGACACCTAGATAATTTGGTGAATACTTTATCCAAACTCTGTAGTTCATCTTCTGAAAACAACTCTCTGGTGTGTGAGATATGACCGTGTTATCCAGGGGAAAGTAATCATTGGATAGCTTGTCTGGTAAAGTTTATAAAATGCATTACTCAAATTGGCCTAAAGAAAAATGATTGCTcggctatttaaaaaataattgatcaTGTCCTTTGCTTGTCGTATCCTTCTCCTGTGTTATTCTTCTGAGTTCCTGTATGACATTTAATAACAAATCAGAAGACTAAAATAACAAGGATGCATTTGAATTCCTATGGTTTATGGATCAGTTTATTAGGCCAGAAAGGGAAGGGGTAATAGAGTGAGAACACTTATTAGGACCTGCCTGGGTTATGTGAACTAACCTGGGATGGGAGTCTGGTAGGAAAAAAGCAGGATCTTTGAAATCAAGTGCACCTGAATTCAAATCAGGGctccaccatttactagctgtgtgaacctGGAAAGGTACCAAATCTTTCTGaaatcttagtttcctcatctgccaaatgGGGACTGTAGGATTTACCCTCACAGGGTTGTGAATAGTGGCTGGATTGTACAGTGTGTGGCCAGGCACTTATTTACTGTGTGCCTACTATTACTTCTTAAAAGGCAGGGACTGTGTTCAAATCAAGTCATCTAATCTTTCTGAATCTCAGCTTTGTCATCTGGGGACTTCTAACATATTAATATGAAAAAGCTCAGAAAATTTACAACGTAATACAAGTATAATGACTTATTTCACAAAGGCTCCCTGAATATCCACCAGGATATGAACTCTActataggttttctttttcaagtCTCTTTGGTGCTTCCAAAACATTTAtttggtattattattactagATATTAGTTACATCTCACAAATATTGCACAGTTGATAGAAAGGAATACATATCTTATTTACCTTTATAATTTCtcctgtattttaaatatagtaagggcttagtaaatgtttattaaaagtgtatttttttttttgttattaccATTGCCCTCTGCTTTACAAACTAATGTAGCTGATAGCATCATAATGGATTCATTTCCACAGAAAATCTACCTCATTGTCTCTGTAGTCATTTTATGGTTTTAACATTACATATGGAATATGTAAAACCCAAGATACTTTTCTTATTACCATCGGATGTTGCTCTTAGCAGAGCTGAATTATATTCAGAGATGTACGATATCTGTGAGTTTGGTGtcgaagaagaaaaaaaaaaactttgaatgttccttcccttctttccaatttttgtatttgtggttttaatttattttgtgaatACTCATGAAAATGTGCTATCACGTTTTATTTACAGTTGGATATTTAGAGTTGAATATTTAGATGGTTTTCTCTTTTCAATAAGAAAGAAATGTGCTTTTTGAACTTCTCTGGCATCTTGGAGAGTAGAGAGTAGCTTCCTCCAAACCTTTAGACTTTTTCTTATATCACCCGTGAGACTTGAACAGCCAGAGCAATAAGCTCTTTTCTGGTTtctacagtaataaaaatgacCCTATTGTCCATTGATTATCCATCCTGGTGGGCCTAGTTTGGAGGAAGAGAATATATCCAACAATTAATCAGCAGTCATTAAGAGACATCTACAAGCAAATGAAGGGCCTGCATTCtttactgatgaaaaaaaaagaaagaaaaaaaggcaacacCTCTTGAAACTGGAATTTACTTTGCTCTTGAGTTGTTCTTAATCATTCTGTTTTTCTTGTGCTCAGTGTATAGGAGTTGCAATAACCTGATATTGTGTTCATTTACGTCACCAGCTTCTGTTTGCATTCTTATAAACTAATTTAAATAAAGGCTGTGTGGGTGACAGTAGAAATATTAATTATCTATAGCTGCAAACAAGTTGCCTAGAACTTAGGGACTTAAAACAATAGACATTTTTAATCTCACCTAGGTTCTCTGGATTAGAAATCCAGGAATGTCCTAGGTGGGCAGCTCTGGCTCAGGATCTTTCATAAGGTTGCAGCCCAGATTTCCTCCCGTGTTGTAAGTAGTCCACAGGAAGTCTTGACTGGGGCTAGAAGATCCACTCCCAAGGTGGTTTGCTCACAAGCCTGGCAAATTTGAACTGGTTATTGGCAGGAGGCCTCTCTGTTCCTTACCACGTGGATTtctccatagggctgcttgaATGTCTGTATAACATGAATAAGTGATCAAAGAGAGCAACATGGAAGCTGCattgtcttttatgacctagtctGGAAGTCACACATCATTTCCACAATATCCTACTGGCTCTACAAGTTAACTCTGCTCATGTGGGAGGAGAATACACAAGGATATGAAgaccaggaggcagggatatTTGGGGGTTATCtgggaggctggctaccaaagtagGAGAATGTCTGATCCTTACACATATTTAGAGGTGTCCAGTGGATGTTTAAATAACCTTAATTTTAActttaacaaaaataatataattattgaaaTGTAGAGGTTTCCAATTTTTATCCCTTTTTTCCCAAATTGCACATGTTGGTATAAGTTGATTATTGGTCCATTTCAATTGCTTATATAATAAATACCTATTTTTCAGAGATGTAGTCATAGAATTATATCTAGGTAAAAGAAATCGTTTAGCGAGGCAGGGCTTTCACTGATGATAAGCTCAGCACCTCTCAACAACCCGTTACCATTCTGTAAAACCCTCTGAATTCATCAAGCCCTCAgttgacatttactgagcacctctgATGTGCTAGGCAGTATCAGTGCAAAAGGTCTCTGCCCTCAAGCAGAGCCAACAGTTTGTTATAATCTGTGCTAAATATTACAGTAGGGATACATAGTGGAGATGGTGAGGTCGGTTGTTGAAGGTCATGGGCTCTGAAGTCGGTTTGCCTGAGTTCAGCTCCTGGCTCCCCTACttattagctgtatgaccttgggccagttattGAACCCTTCTATCGAGTTTTCTCTCCTGGTCTTCCCTTCTTACAGCCTGCCCACCTCATCAGGCTGTGAGGATTTAGGAAGCAGTGCCAGTGAGTAGTGTTAGCCAGCCACTTGGGAGTACGTGGAATGATCAGTTTGGATGGGGGAAGGTTCCAGGCGCTGGGAGACTTTTGGGTAGTCTCTTGGAGGGTGAGTTGGTGGGGCCTCGGCACGGGACACCAGCATGAAGGAGGAGGGCTAGAGGCCGAGAGGCTGAGCCCTGGGTGAGGCTGGGCATGTCATGTGGTGGCTTCGGGAGGGTGTCTGGAAATGAGCTAGCGGCATCCTCTGCGAGGACGCAGAGAGGCTCGTGTAGAGCACCGGGATGTGGTCCACTCTCTGAGAGCACCCCAGTTTAAATCTCAGCTTTCTTACCGCCTCTGTGAGTACTCTCACAGTTGCCAGATCTTATGTCTGTATTTGCAGTGAGGAAAATATTGTCACTACAGTTACGGGCCAAACAAAAGAAGTTTGAACTTCTTTGGTGGAGGCTTTTAAAAACAGTAGAATGATAGGATTTGCtcttttcttgtttgcttttttaaagtgGTCTGGCTGAAGGGTGGACGATGGGTTGAATAGTCAGGATGGTTGCAGTAATTGGTGGGGAGACGACTGAGACCTCACTGGGGACCAGAGAGGTGAGGAGCGGTCTATCAGAGCTGAGTCCTGAGGACTGAGGCCTTCCTGTCCGGTTTGGCATTTCCCACCTTCCCAGGCCACTGGCAGGACTGGGACACGTGCCATCCTATCGTAAAGAGCCTCGACTCATCCAGAATTTTACAGTTATAAAGATCTGAAAAGGAGAGATTTTAATGTCAGCATACATGTAAGTTAGTGTCATTTTGAACTATATATGAGGGAATAAGCACCGTAATCATCTTGGCCTTTAAATGTCTGGCTCTAGTAGTGATAACGTTATTTTATGGACAAAAGAAGATAACGATTATGTCAATTCCAGACACTACTTTTCAGGTGCCCACTTCCCATTTCCAAAAAACTttcttgaaaacaaaattaaaaagagtgGTGAggctttaaagaagaaaagatgggTAGGAAAAGAAATTTTGAATTCGATAAATAAGAATCCCTTTGCCAACCAAACTGGATTCCAGATAGCTTCTAGGCCCGAGGTGGGAATCAGCGTGGTTGGTCTATTTCGCCTCTTCTCACATGGTTCTGAATTTGTCACCCAGTCCTCTCTCCCAGCAGAGTTGACCCTTCCTCACGTTTTGGATGATATAATGGTCCATGGACAGGCTCTTTTCCCAAAGGTGCATCAGCTTCAAATGTGTGTCTGTCTTCTAGCTTCTTTAGGAGGTAGGTCTAGTTGAAGCCAGATGGCTCTAACCCATCTGATGGAAGAGGATGAAACAGGAGTTCTATGGTGTCTAGTTGGCTTAAAGCCTATTCATTTtcattggaaaaatattttaatgtgactgctcctctctctcttttaaaacttGGAAGCATGCACTAATGCACTTTTGCACTTGCAGCTATAACACCATGGAAAAAGTAATCTGGAAATGAATGGCATTTTTATAACAACTATTAATTTATATGAAGTACTTgtctagtaaccagatttggaaaCAGTGTCTCCATCCAGGGCTGTAGAAGCTGAGCAGGGAGAACCCGGCTCTGGAAGGGAAAACTTTGGACTGACTTCCTGCTTCCTCAGTTGTGtttgaaatgtatatatgtatatatttttctttcttttttttttttccgaaacAGCACATCAAAAATTTTTGTTACAATTCAACATGCTGTTCTAACAGTGCTGTGGCCAAGTCACCCAACGTTTTCTTCACTTTCGTTCCACACAAGTTAATTTGTTTCACAAAGTGGAACTAAAGTATATTCAAGTCATTCAAATGCAAGCTACATAGATTCCTTATAAGTTACTGTATTAAGGTAGAAAAGAGATGCAAGAAAAAAGGACATCACAGAATTTATAGGTTATCAAAATATTGGTGCACAGTCTTTCCCAAGCTGCTTCATAATGATCCTAAAATTACCAGCAAGAAAAAATAGTACAAGAATAAGGTTTATGGCTCCTTCAACTCTGTGTCTGTCATAATAATTACTGTAATACTTATTGTTGTAATAATTCTCGTGATTAtcctcagagggcttccctggtggcacagtggttaagaacccacctgccaatgcagaggacatgggtttgagccctggtccaggaagatcccacataccatggagcagctaagcccgtgcaccacaactgctgagcttgcgctctacaacccacaagccacaactactgagcccgtgcgccacaactactgaagcccgcgtgcctagagcccgtgctccgcaacaagagaagccactgcaatgagaagcccgcgcaccacaacgaagagtagccccctgctcgccgcaactagagaaagcccgcgcgcagcaacgaagacccaatgcagccaaaaataattaattaattaattaattttaaaaaaattatcctcaGAAGGATCTCTACGAAACCGGCAAAAACGACAGCTACATCTAAATCTTTGCTCTCTTGATCGAGTCTCAGTGTCATTCTGCTGTGGTTCTCTTTGAGAGTCAGACCAAGGAACTCCTTTGCCATAGCGTTTTTTAATAGATTGGATCAGCCCCTCCGTCTTATCTCTCCGATCAGTTAACACGGTCCTCACCCCTCTCCTATAGCGTATGTTTTCACCAAGTAACCGCCCAGTTGGTTGAGGTAGACATTCTGGTAGAATGAATGACAATTTGGTACTAGGGTTGAGCGTCGAGTTACAGAGGTTCTTTATTAACACTTCAGACATAGGTTGAGAGGCAACTGGAATTGCCTGGGAGttttcatcaatggacatttgAGGAGACTCCAGGATCCAGGTTGGGTTAACCTCAGATGAATCCATTGGGAGTCTTGTCACAGCTTGAAGCTCCTCCTAGACCTTTGGGTTCCAGTGGAAGGTGATGCTTTAGACTCAAATTGCTACAAAGTAGCCTGGAAGAACTATAGAGttaagaaagagggagaaaaatccAAGCTGACACACCATGGTGAGAGAAGAATCCAACcaatgtatatattttctgaTAGCTTGCATCAGATTTGGGGTCCACCAGTTCTTTCTCcttacactatttttttttttagtatttatttatttgattgtgccgggtcttagttgtggctcgcaggctccttagttgtggcatgtggactcttagttgtggcatgcatgtgggatctagttccctgaccggggatcgaacccaggccccctgcattgggaacatggagtcttaacca
It encodes the following:
- the LOC137775766 gene encoding developmental pluripotency-associated protein 3-like, with product MDSSEVNPTWILESPQMSIDENSQAIPVASQPMSEVLIKNLCNSTLNPSTKLSFILPECLPQPTGRLLGENIRYRRGVRTVLTDRRDKTEGLIQSIKKRYGKGVPWSDSQREPQQNDTETRSREQRFRCSCRFCRFRRDPSEDNYENYYNNKYYSNYYDRHRVEGAINLILVLFFLADLYNCKILDESRLFTIGWHVSQSCQWPGKVGNAKPDRKASVLRTQL